From the genome of Nocardia mangyaensis:
ACGCCCACGGCCTCCCCGTCCTCGCTCTCTGTGACACTCCGGGTTTCATGGTCGGCCCGGAGGTGGAGCGCGACGCGGTGGTCACCAAGTTCGCCCGCCTGTTCATCGATGCCGCCGCCCTGTCGGTTCCGTTCGGCACCATCGTCTTGCGCAAGGGCTACGGTCTGGGCGCCCAGGCCATGGCCGCCGGTTCTTTCCGCAGCCCGCGTTTCGTCGTCGCCTGGCCGACCGGCGAGATCGGCGGCATGGGCGTGGAAGGCGCGGTCCGCCTCGGCTTCCGCAAACAACTCGAAGCGATCACCGACCCCGCCGAGCGTCAGTCCACGTTCGACGCCATGGTGCGATTCGCCTACGCCAACAGCAAGGCCCTCAACGCCGCCACCGTCTTCGAACTCGACGACGTCATCGACCCCGCCGACACCAGACACTGGATCACCACGCTGTTCTGATGGCCGAGGAATTACTGCTCGCTCACGGTCGTCGCCTCGGGCATGGATTCGCCTGTGCTACCGGCCCGCTCCAGCCGACTCGCTCATCTCGCGGTCGAGTTCGGCGCGGATCTCGGCGATGTAGTCGTCGGGATCGGAGCGGATGCGGGTGATCACCTGATCGAGTGGTTGAGCGTGCGGTTCGTGTTCCATGCTCCACAGGGCCATCTCGAACAGCACCGGCAGTGCGTCGACGGCGCGTTCGGTCGGGACGTAGTGGACCTGATTGCGTTCACCACTGCCCACCCGGGCGACCAGGTTCGCGGCTTCGAGGCGCTTGAGCCGGTCCAGCAGGACGCTGGTCGAGATCCGCTCGGCCGAATCGAGGAATTCCACCGGGCGCCGTTTGCCGACGAGCAGCATGTCGCGTAGCACCAGCAACGTCCACGGATCTCCGAACACCTCGAGGAACATGTTCATCGGGCATGTCGATTTGCCTACCGCGCGCTTCATGCCCCCACCATACCCACAACATTTGCATTATCAAAATGTTGAGGTATGGTCGGTCCGACGCTGAACGGCGTCCACCAACAGCACTCGAACCGGGGAATCCACATGCACCAGAACGTGATCGACACCGTCTCGGAGATGACCGCCGCGCTGGAACGCGGCGATGTCGACACCGTCATGTCCTTTTACGTCGACGACGCGGTCGTCTCCTTC
Proteins encoded in this window:
- a CDS encoding winged helix-turn-helix transcriptional regulator produces the protein MKRAVGKSTCPMNMFLEVFGDPWTLLVLRDMLLVGKRRPVEFLDSAERISTSVLLDRLKRLEAANLVARVGSGERNQVHYVPTERAVDALPVLFEMALWSMEHEPHAQPLDQVITRIRSDPDDYIAEIRAELDREMSESAGAGR